The window ACCTTTCCGGTGGTTCTTCCATCAAGTAGTCAAAAGTCTTCTTATCAACTTTTACTATATCTGACATGTATAGATCAAATTCTTTGCGCCTGTATACTCTTGCAGCACTTTGAAAAAGTTTTATGACCTCACTTTTCACTTTCCTTCGCTTTAGGTTCTgctccaaatgatagatacaaatCCCATGGTGGCTTTCAGGATATACCTTTGCAATGCCATGTGCAATAGATTGATGCCTGtccgataaaaaaattaaattatcacGGCTCCCAATTGCATTGCGAAGCTCACTAAAGTACCACTCATAGGAATTGTTATTTTCAGATTCTGCAATTCCAAAGGCTAGTGGGAATATTTGATTATTTGCATCCTTTGAAACTGAAATCATTAAAACACCACAATATTTTGACTTCAAAAAAGTTGCATCAACAGCAATCACTAGTCTATAATGATTCCAACCAGCTATTGATGATGCATATgcataaaacatataaagaaACCTGAAAATACAGTTTAACAGAAGGTTAAAAATACAGGACACCAAATCCTTAATATTTTCACTGCacatatcaaagttaaggacacaatgtccttaacattttcagtgcacacatcaaagttaaggagaacttgtccttaacttttagaATACACATATCatagttaaggacaccatgtccttaacttttacaatgcacacatcaaagttaaggataccacgtccttaacattttcactgcacacatcaaagttaaggacaccatctcGTTAACTTTTTCACTatacacatcaaagttaaggacactatgtccttaactttttcactgcacacatcaaagttaaggacaccatctcattaactttttcactgcacacatccaagttaaggacaccatgtccttaatattttcactgcacacagcaaagttaaggacattgtgtccttaacttttacaatgcacacatcaaagttaaggagaCCATGTTCTTAAGTTTTTCACtacacacatccaagttaaggacaccatgtccttaacatttttactgcacacatcaaagttaaggacaccatgtctttaatatttttactgcacacatcaaagttaaggacatcatatCCTTAACTTTTTTattgcacacatccaagttaaggataccatgtcctaAAGTTTATAAAACAGACTAATAAACTCTTTTTGATTGTTTACCTGTTGTTGTCGTCTATCTTTATGTTAGTGTATGTTCCCGGATTTTTACTTTTCATCATATACAAGTATGAAGACAATAATTCATAATTCTCTTCAGGAGTTCCTCTTATTAAAGCTGAAGCACGTTGAATAGCACGCCACGCCTTATGATAACCAATGTCTAGTCCATGCGATTTTTGCATTTCTGCCATGACAAAGGCTGGTGTAACTTCAAACCTTGGGTCTCGAAGATTGTCGATAATGTAACCACTAATCAACTTTGAAGTTGCATGCCTTTGATCAGCTTTCATAGTGTTAACTgagcagtcatgatttttctcaaTCTTTACTATCTTGAATAGTGTTGAATCTTTAATTCTGAAAGCACGCACACACCACCCACACCTATCATCATTGCATTTCAATGAATATCTTGTTGAGCTTGATCTAACAACCTTGAATTCAAAATATCCTTTAATTGCTATATTGGAAAAACAGTTAATTATACTCTtcttttttgtcaaatattgatcCCACTTTTATTTCATCCAACGAAGCATTTTCTCTTAATATCATAGTTGGGGATTCTTTTTGTTTCGAATTTGAGTTTTGTCTAGTTAGTTGAGTAAAGGTTTTTTTCAGCAACTTCTTCTATTACCGGTGCACTCTCTAAGACTTGAATACCCAAAGCTTGTTCGTTGTCAATCTCTATAATGCTTTGTCCTTCTACTTGAATAGAATCAAATATTTGAAGCACCTCTTCAGTTATTGGTTGAGCTTCAACCACATCTATTTCCATTATCTGTTGGAATTTGTCTTGATTGTCTTGTTGAATTTCTGTATTGACATGTTCAAAGATGCTTGTAGAATCAAAAACTCTTTCCGAAATATCAACAATGAAACGACAGCCCTTGAAGAGTGAATGACTTTTTAGTAACTCTATATATGTGTGAAGATTTAAATCTTTGGATACAAGCATTCCCTTGCTTGTTCCCAGATTGATATCAAACCATATCATTGCTTCAAACTTGTCTCTATCCAATTCAATAACTTCAAATACCTGGTTAATGAAATCTTCAAATCGAATTGCCTCAGGTACTAGAAGCTTTGTTTGATGATCAAGATACTTATAGTCTGCAGTCCATCTACCATTAAAAGTAACTATAATACATATTGTATCCATCctgcaagtcaagaaaatgagaaattcaGGATATATTTATACAACAATCGTAAAGTTAAGGACaagatgtcctaaactttatcaatacaagttgcaaaacacaagacactatgtccttaatatttagaacaacagtcatgaagttaaggatatcatgtcctaaactttatcaatacaagttgcaaatacaggacactatgtccttaatatttacacagtagtcatgaagttaaggacatcatgtcctaaactttattagTATAGGTTGCAAAaataggacactatgtccttaacttttacacaGTATTCATGAAGTTAAAgacatcatgtcctaaactttatcagtaCAAGTTGTAAAAAcaagacactatgtccttaactttgatgtgtgcagtcaaaatattaaggacatgatatccttaacttcgatgtgtgcattgtaaaagttaaggacaacctgtccttaactttgatgtgtgcagtaaaaaagttaaggacattgtgtccttaactttgctgtgtgcagtaaaaatgttaaggacatggtgtcctaaaTTTTATTAGTATAGGTTGCAAaaacaggacactatgtccttaatttttacacagtagtcatgaagttaaggacatcatgtcctaaactttatctgTACAAGTTGTAAAaataggacactatgtccttaactttgatgtgtgcagtcaaaatattaaggacatggtgtccttaacttggatgtgtgcattgtaaaagttaaggacatgatgtccttaacttcgatgtatgcattgtaaaagttaaggacaagctgtccttaactttgatgtgtgcagtgaaaaagttaaggacattgtgtccttaactttattaatacaatttgcaaatacaggacactatgtccttaatatttagaacaacagtcatgaagttaaggacatcgtgtccttaactttattaatacaaGTTGCAAAACACAGGACACTTTATCCTTAATATTTTTTAGAATAACAGTCATGTTAAGGACACCAAATCCTTAACATTATGTCCTCAATATTTACAGAACAATCACAGAGTTAAGGACGCAATGTCCTTAACGttatcaatacagaaaagaaaaaaaattcaaattcctAGCATCTTATTCTTCAGTAACGAAATAAAAATCTacacaaacacacaaaagcaTATAGAGATATTTGAAACTTTAGAACTTACTGTAATTTTATGGTGAATTTCGGACGAGAAAGTTAAATTCTGAACTTAGACAAAAAGTTTGAAATCGGAAGAGAAGCTTCTGCAATTTTGGACGATCACAACAATTCTCTGCACGTAAGTTTGAGCTGCTGCTGATCGTGAATAAGGAGTGTATGTATCAGCGAAATCCTATATAGCAGAAGGGTATTTTCGTTCGGgcgggtaaaaatttattaaagcaGTGACTAAAGACTAAATACATTTAAAACAGTGACTTAAAAGTAAATACATGTGTTAATACTGGCTATCTGTGCACATCGCCCAATTTTCTTTTCTAAAAAACTCATAGTACAAATTAACCAAACGACTTCTCCGTACAATgcaattttttttttagaaataccttGTGCATTCGAAAGAATGTAGCTAAGTATGTAAATTTTCTTCCCCATGTTTGGTTTGGCGAATAAGAGGAAAGGAAAGCAGATGGCAGAAAGTTAAATTTTCTTCAAGTTTCTCCTTTCGGTTCCCTGTATAAGCAATTGCGAAGCCAGCATTTTTATCAAAggggtcaaaatataaagaaataaactcaccaagaagtcaaggggtgttaataataatatatatgcatattttataaaaaaattaccTAACTACACAGTGTAATTTTACGATAAATGGGTGTCGATTGACACCTCTTGAGTGCGTGTGGCTCCGCCACGGTATATAAGTAGCAAGCAtcaagaatttattttaaaaaaataaaaagaaaaacgaTCTGTTCAGCGAATAATTGAATGAAGTTGCAATTTACTAGTTTACTAGGTGAAAGTTGAAACTTAGCATTACCACATTGAGGTTAGCTTTCTTGTTCTTTTCTCTGCAGTGAGTTAATACCTTCCATTGCTCAACTGTTTATGGGCTCTCAAATTTTTACATGATATTGTCCATTAAAGAAATGGAGTATTATCACTTTTATCACGTatcagaaactatttatatttggtagtcgaaaaaatataaaatttaataatttttatatataacatatatgatgtgtatatatatacaaaaaatatacaaattttatataatttctTGACTATTATTTTTATAGCGGCTATCCAGTGTCATTTTTCCAAGAATACCTTCCCCTGTCACAGATAATTCTTGTTTAAAGTTTGTTGTTTTAATGCATCCTACTCGCTATTCACAGCTGAGTTCTCCCTCAAATGCATGGGCTTCCATATTaatatagcttgtttggccaaggtTCTCTAAGGCTAtaaaaaaaaaagtgttttttattcaaagttgaagtgtttggccaaatttttagaaggaaaaaaaaatacttttgaatagAAACATAAGCAGTTTTGGAGAGGCAATAAAAAATAGCTTCACCTAATACACTTACAAACACTTTCTAAAATCTTGACCAAATATCAATTGATGCTCAAAAGTGGTTTTCAAATTTGGTAGCTAAACACAAACTACTTTTCactaaaaatacttttgaaaaaaaaaacttttcaaaataagttgattttagaagTTTTGCCAAATATGCTATAAGTCTTTTGTCTGTATGTTACGAACGTTAACTCGAGGCAAGTTCAAATTAGTTAAGTGCATTCACACGGCCTAGTGATTAATAAAGTAGAGGAAAGCTTTAGAAGACTATGATTCAAATTTTAGGAaggataaaaaaaaatacatcaaAGTAATTTGTTTCTATTTGTctaaattttaatgaaaataatTACAAGAAGTTGAATCGACAACGTTATAAATAAAATTACTTAAATACACAGATTTTACTAAGGAAGGTATCTTTTTATAGGTAGACATATGTTTTTGCCGACCCAAACCAAACAATCAAAAATAAACATAAAAAGCTACAACTAATGTCTCATCACCCACCTCCCTCCACTAACTGTCCAAAATACACCAAAGAGCACATCTCCTTTAAGATACCTCTCTCCCCTTTGCATAAATCCCAAactcaacacacacacacacacacacacacacacacacactgaaACTCAATTAATCTTTGCAAAAATGGCCACTTCAATTTTCCTCTCACATCCTCTTTTTCCTTTCCCTCCTTTATCATCAAAACACCATAAAATCCCAACTCCCAAACAAACCTCAGCCATATTAGCATATCACCCCACCATCAAACACATCAAGAAACCATTTTTCAACTCCCATTTTCCATTTCCTTACAAACCCAGAAAGGAAATTTGGTCTATTTCAGTGGGAAGAACACAAATTGATGATAAAGATGAAATTTTGGTGGGGGAAGATTCAGCTGAATTCCAGTTATCCAAACAAAAGATTTCATCTTGGGTTTATTTTACTGGGATTCTTGGTGTTGTTCTTTATGTTCTTAATGTTATTTGGATTGATAATTCAACTGGCTTTGGAAAATCATTCATTGATGCTGTTTCCACCATTTCAGATAGCCATGAGGTGGATATTTATTGCTTGTTTCTTTGTCTGATTCTGTTtgtatcttcttctttttttctttcttttttctgaaTTGGGTCGTGAGATATTGCTTTTGGTGTTATTCGTTACTTGGTTTTAGGTGTTTAACATGTTACTCCCTTCATTTCATATATGTTCCAATTTATATCACATTTGTGTGGCAGATGTATTTCGTTAAGGGTAAAAtataaagtttaaagttaaatgtGTTTTCAGGTATTAAAATGTGTGGTTCTTTTGAAACGGTATAATAAGGAAATATTGTTACATAAAGTGAAAGAGAACTGGAAAAGGAAAATTGTCTTAAAAAAGAAACTTTAAATGGAAAGAGAATTACTTAAAGGGGGTTACATTAttctattttcttttactttaacTTTACTTGATAGTGATCCTAAATTTTGTAGTTTTCTGACAGAGGACGGAGTTCCCACTTCTTCCTCATTTGCAGTCCTTGTTGCACTTCACTCAAATTTGGTATtttgacaatctcaataaacgtGCTTCTGTCATGCTTGGTTATATTCTATACGCACAATTTTTTAATGGTGATGTCGAGCCAGCTTTCGCGCACCTTTACTACTTTACCTGGTAATTATATCCTCCTACCAGTATAGGTATCGAGGAACTCTACCCACCAAGGCGTTAGGCATTACCTAACTCCTTTTTTTTCCTCTGCAAAATTTAAACCCTGGTCTAACAAGGTCTTTGTTCGAGTTTCATTGACTACTAGCCCATGCGCTTGGGTGCAATATCATCTGCTAACTATTATCtgttaagtttggtttgaaaatgAAGTAGAGGTCAAGATTTTTAATTTCTGCTAACTTGACTTTAGCATATAAATAAAAGGACCTTTCTGTTCAGGTGGGTGTTAAGGTTCTTGTTTGAGTTAATAAGTGCTAATTGTAGCAAATTTATTGCTCATTTGAGCTTGACTAATGCTTGGGACAGTTCAGTTGGAATTGGCATATGCACTAACATATTGCGGCCACAACTTTGGTAGTTAGGTGAATAACTACTGTTTTGTCTGacgttctttttctttttccattgCTGCTCTTTTGTCTGCATTAACTAAAATATCATGTCATAAAATGTGACTAGCAATTCATTGTTTTAGTCTCTATTACATAAGTTATAGTACAAGATTATCTCACTTATCTAGAGACCTAAATAAGATGTTTTACAATCATGATTTGTGGAAAAGAAGACGGTAAAAAGAAATATCAGGAACCAGTGGAATAAATGTCATTCTTACAGTTCgaagaatttttattttaaaaatttaattactAGCGAGTCTAGGACTAAATTTCAAGacaataatatttttgcatagGATGTTAGACAGTTTTTTGACTGTCTTGAGAGAAgtgttctttcttctttttcttccttttattttttttcttttggttggTAGTGATACAGTTGGAGGTGTATCTACTGATACTTCACAGGTATTAAGTAACACATTGGAATTAAGTTACTTATGATATGAAGAATGGGACTTAGGtgtagttgttgttgtttgttgtgtACGAGGGAAGCGATGCATATGAGTTCTTGACGAATCATGTGGCAAACATACAGTTGTCTGAAGCTTCTACGCTATTGTTTCTTTCTTCATAAACTTTCTTGCTTTCCACTTTGGCTCTCTTGGTCACCAGCATAAATATTATTCTTTCGttttgcataattaaatttcTGTTTGCTGAGTGTTTATCCAAATGTTTCCGCAGATTGTAATGCTTTCCCTCACCTTGATTTTCGCAATAGTCCACAGCGGTCTTGCTAGTCTTAGAGACAAAGGTGAGGAACTCATTGGAGAACGTGCCTTTCGTGTAGTGTTTGCCGGGATATCTTTGCCATTGGCAGTCAGCACAATTGTAAGTTTCTACACCGCTGGCAGAAACTGAGAATTTAGAATCTTTTGGTAACTTCTATAATTTTCCTGTGCAATGCTTGATAAATGGAAATTTAACATAACCAAAGGTTCTTAT is drawn from Nicotiana tomentosiformis chromosome 12, ASM39032v3, whole genome shotgun sequence and contains these coding sequences:
- the LOC104121634 gene encoding 15-cis-zeta-carotene isomerase, chloroplastic, coding for MATSIFLSHPLFPFPPLSSKHHKIPTPKQTSAILAYHPTIKHIKKPFFNSHFPFPYKPRKEIWSISVGRTQIDDKDEILVGEDSAEFQLSKQKISSWVYFTGILGVVLYVLNVIWIDNSTGFGKSFIDAVSTISDSHEIVMLSLTLIFAIVHSGLASLRDKGEELIGERAFRVVFAGISLPLAVSTIVYFINHRYDGVQLWQLQSIAGLHELVWFSNFISFFFLYPSTFNLLEVAAVDKPKIHLWETGIMRITRHPQMVGQVIWCLAHTLWIGNSVAVAASVGLIGHHLFGAWNGDRRLAIRHGEAFEVVKNRTSVIPFAAILDGRQKLPEDYYKEFFRLPYVSITALTLGAYFLHPIMQAASYRLHW